In Bacillus toyonensis BCT-7112, a single window of DNA contains:
- the spoVG gene encoding septation regulator SpoVG — MEVTDVRLRRVNTEGRMRAIASITLDHEFVVHDIRVIDGNNGLFVAMPSKRTPDGEFRDIAHPINSNTRSKIQDAVLTEYHRLGELEEVEFEEAGAS, encoded by the coding sequence ATGGAAGTGACTGACGTAAGATTACGCCGCGTAAACACAGAAGGCCGCATGAGAGCAATTGCCTCTATTACTCTAGACCATGAATTTGTTGTTCATGATATTCGTGTAATTGATGGTAATAATGGATTATTTGTAGCAATGCCAAGTAAACGTACTCCAGATGGAGAATTCCGTGACATTGCACATCCGATTAATTCTAATACACGCTCTAAAATTCAAGATGCGGTTTTAACGGAGTATCATCGTTTAGGCGAGTTAGAAGAGGTTGAGTTTGAAGAAGCAGGTGCTTCGTAA
- the purR gene encoding pur operon repressor, producing MKIRRSTRLVDMTYYLLQNPRQLVSLTFFAERYQSAKSSISEDLVIIKQTFEQQGVGTLQTVPGAAGGVKYIPYISEEEADLIIDELCSLFENPDRILPGGYLYMTDLLSNPRHINGAGRLFASVFARQPIDAVMTVATKGIPLAYAVANYLDVPVVIARKDNKVTEGPTVSINYVSGSSKRIQTMTLAKRSLPEGSNVLIIDDFMKAGGTIQGMMSMLEEFKANVVGIGVLVESTDIEERLINNFVSLIRLSEVDVKEKSIQVEKGNYSLTPFDEGLVEVE from the coding sequence ATGAAAATTAGACGAAGTACAAGATTAGTCGATATGACATATTACTTGTTACAAAACCCTCGTCAGCTAGTTTCTCTCACTTTTTTTGCTGAAAGGTATCAATCGGCTAAATCCTCTATTAGTGAAGATTTAGTTATTATTAAGCAAACGTTTGAACAACAAGGGGTCGGCACATTGCAAACGGTACCAGGAGCAGCAGGAGGAGTGAAATATATACCATATATAAGTGAAGAAGAGGCAGATCTAATTATTGATGAGCTTTGTAGCTTATTTGAAAATCCAGATCGTATTTTGCCTGGCGGTTACTTATACATGACAGATCTTTTAAGTAATCCTCGTCATATTAATGGTGCAGGTCGTTTGTTTGCTTCTGTCTTTGCTAGGCAACCAATCGATGCAGTTATGACGGTAGCAACAAAAGGGATTCCACTTGCTTATGCAGTGGCAAACTACTTAGATGTACCGGTAGTAATTGCGAGGAAAGATAATAAGGTAACAGAAGGTCCAACTGTTAGTATTAACTATGTATCAGGTTCTTCTAAACGAATACAAACAATGACGTTGGCAAAGCGTAGTCTTCCAGAGGGATCAAACGTTTTAATTATTGATGATTTCATGAAAGCTGGCGGAACAATTCAAGGTATGATGAGTATGCTAGAAGAGTTTAAGGCTAATGTTGTTGGTATCGGTGTATTAGTAGAATCCACAGATATCGAAGAACGACTTATTAATAACTTTGTATCATTAATTCGCCTTTCAGAAGTTGATGTGAAAGAAAAATCGATTCAAGTGGAGAAGGGGAATTATTCACTTACACCATTTGATGAAGGACTTGTAGAGGTTGAATAA
- a CDS encoding RidA family protein → MKVVQTSKAPQAIGPYSQGIIVNNMFYSSGQIPLTASGELVTGDVTVQTEQVFENLQAVLEEAGASFDTVIKTTVFLKDMDDFNAVNEVYGSYFSTHKPARSCVQVAKLPKDVSVEIEVIALVK, encoded by the coding sequence ATGAAAGTTGTTCAAACAAGCAAGGCACCACAAGCAATTGGACCTTATTCACAAGGGATTATTGTAAATAATATGTTTTACAGTTCAGGACAAATTCCATTAACAGCAAGTGGAGAGCTTGTAACGGGAGATGTAACAGTACAAACAGAACAAGTATTTGAAAATTTACAAGCAGTATTAGAAGAAGCAGGTGCTTCATTTGATACGGTAATAAAAACAACAGTATTCTTAAAAGATATGGATGATTTTAATGCTGTTAATGAAGTATACGGTTCTTATTTCTCTACTCATAAACCAGCACGTTCTTGTGTACAGGTAGCAAAATTACCGAAAGATGTTTCAGTTGAAATCGAAGTAATCGCCCTAGTTAAGTAA
- the glmU gene encoding bifunctional UDP-N-acetylglucosamine diphosphorylase/glucosamine-1-phosphate N-acetyltransferase GlmU: protein MSNRFAVILAAGKGTRMKSKLYKVLHPVCGKPMVQHVVDQVTQLGLQKLVTVVGHGAEMVQEQLGNVSEFALQAEQLGTAHAVDQAASVLANEEGTTLVICGDTPLITAETMEALLQQHKEAGAMATVLTAYIEEPAGYGRIVRNENGHVEKIVEHKDANEKELAIKEINTGTYCFDNKALFASLSKVSNDNVQGEYYLPDVIEILKNEGHIVSAYQTEHFDETLGVNDRVALSQAEIIMKNRINRKNMVNGVTIIDPSNTYISADAIIGSDTVLHPGTIIEGNTVIGSDCEIGPHTVIRDSEIGDRTTIRQSTVHDSKLGTEVSVGPFAHIRPDSVIGDEVRVGNFVEIKKTVFGNRSKASHLSYIGDAQVGEDVNLGCGSITVNYDGKNKFKTVIGNGVFIGCNSNLVAPVTVEDGAYVAAGSTITENVPSKALSVARARQVNKEDYVDQLLNKKKS from the coding sequence ATGTCAAACAGATTTGCAGTGATTCTAGCTGCAGGTAAAGGCACACGTATGAAGTCTAAGCTATACAAAGTGCTGCATCCTGTATGTGGAAAACCTATGGTACAACACGTAGTCGATCAAGTAACTCAATTAGGATTGCAGAAACTTGTAACGGTCGTTGGACATGGTGCTGAAATGGTACAAGAACAGCTAGGAAACGTAAGTGAGTTTGCATTACAAGCAGAACAACTTGGTACAGCGCATGCTGTAGATCAAGCTGCTAGCGTACTTGCAAATGAAGAAGGAACAACTTTAGTTATTTGTGGTGATACACCTTTAATAACTGCTGAAACGATGGAAGCATTACTTCAGCAACACAAAGAAGCAGGAGCAATGGCAACTGTGCTAACAGCATACATAGAAGAGCCTGCTGGATATGGTCGTATCGTTCGTAACGAAAATGGTCATGTTGAAAAGATCGTTGAGCATAAGGATGCAAATGAAAAAGAATTAGCTATTAAAGAAATCAATACAGGTACGTATTGTTTTGATAATAAAGCTTTATTCGCTTCACTTTCTAAAGTTTCAAATGATAACGTACAAGGTGAATATTACCTTCCAGATGTTATTGAGATTTTAAAAAATGAAGGTCATATCGTATCAGCTTATCAAACAGAGCACTTCGATGAAACGTTAGGTGTTAACGACAGAGTCGCTCTATCGCAAGCGGAAATTATTATGAAAAATCGTATCAACCGAAAGAACATGGTAAATGGTGTTACAATTATTGATCCAAGTAACACGTATATTTCTGCTGATGCAATTATCGGTAGTGATACAGTTCTTCATCCAGGAACAATTATTGAGGGAAACACTGTAATTGGTTCTGATTGTGAAATTGGACCGCATACAGTAATTCGCGATAGTGAAATTGGAGATCGTACGACAATTCGTCAATCTACTGTACATGATAGTAAGCTTGGTACAGAAGTATCGGTTGGTCCATTTGCACATATTCGCCCAGATTCAGTTATTGGAGACGAAGTACGCGTTGGAAACTTCGTGGAAATCAAAAAAACTGTTTTTGGTAATAGAAGTAAAGCTTCACACTTAAGTTATATCGGGGATGCACAAGTTGGAGAAGACGTGAATCTTGGTTGTGGTTCAATTACGGTGAACTATGACGGCAAGAATAAATTTAAAACTGTGATTGGTAACGGGGTATTTATTGGATGTAATTCAAATCTTGTTGCTCCTGTAACAGTTGAAGATGGTGCTTATGTGGCAGCAGGCTCTACAATTACAGAGAATGTCCCATCAAAAGCATTATCGGTAGCACGTGCACGTCAAGTTAACAAAGAAGACTATGTTGATCAATTGCTGAATAAGAAAAAATCATAA
- the ispE gene encoding 4-(cytidine 5'-diphospho)-2-C-methyl-D-erythritol kinase, translating to MKLLVKAPAKINLSLDVLGKRQDGYHEVKMIMTTIDLADRLELMELAEDRIEILSHNRYVPDDQRNLAYQAAKLLKEKFNVKKGVSITIEKTIPVAAGLAGGSSDAAATLRGLNKLWNLGLTIDELAELGSEIGSDVSFCVYGGTAIATGRGERIEHIKTPPSCWVILAKPHIGVSTADVYGNLKLNRVTHPNVDKMVDVINAGDYKGICDTVGNVLEDVTFKMHPEVARIKAQMKRFGADAVLMSGSGPTVFGLVHHDSRMHRIYNGLKGFCEQVYAVRLLGERETLE from the coding sequence AAAGATTAATCTGTCGTTAGATGTACTGGGAAAAAGACAAGACGGATATCATGAAGTGAAAATGATTATGACAACAATTGATTTAGCGGATCGTTTAGAACTAATGGAATTAGCAGAAGACCGTATTGAAATTTTATCCCATAATCGGTATGTCCCAGACGACCAACGAAATTTAGCTTATCAAGCAGCGAAATTATTAAAAGAGAAGTTTAATGTGAAAAAAGGTGTATCTATTACTATTGAAAAAACGATTCCAGTAGCAGCTGGATTAGCAGGTGGAAGTAGTGATGCAGCAGCGACATTACGTGGTCTTAATAAATTATGGAATTTAGGGCTTACAATTGACGAATTAGCAGAGCTTGGCTCAGAAATTGGATCAGATGTATCGTTCTGTGTATATGGAGGGACAGCAATTGCCACTGGAAGAGGAGAGCGAATTGAGCATATAAAAACGCCACCTTCTTGTTGGGTTATTTTAGCGAAGCCACATATTGGTGTATCTACTGCTGACGTGTATGGAAATTTAAAACTAAATCGAGTTACACATCCAAATGTAGATAAAATGGTTGATGTCATCAATGCTGGGGATTACAAAGGGATTTGTGATACTGTTGGTAACGTCTTAGAAGATGTAACATTTAAGATGCATCCCGAAGTTGCTCGTATTAAAGCACAGATGAAACGATTTGGAGCAGATGCTGTATTAATGAGTGGAAGTGGTCCAACTGTATTCGGACTTGTACACCATGATTCGCGAATGCATCGCATTTATAACGGATTAAAAGGATTTTGTGAACAAGTATATGCGGTACGTTTATTAGGAGAGCGAGAAACGCTTGAATAA